The following coding sequences are from one Megamonas funiformis window:
- a CDS encoding ABC transporter substrate-binding protein: MNFSKKRLRIAGLLLGMTMFGSIFAGCGGEEAANSDEIKIGANFEMTGNVANYGTTTLEGLKLAIKEANDAGGINGKKITLVEADNKSDPAEAANAATKLISDDKVVAIVGPATSGAVQAESQVATENKVPIIAPDATSPDITVENGQVKPFVFRGCFIDPLQSNTMAAFAANELKAKTAVIYLDSSTDYSKSLAEVFKNKFEALGGKVVMEEAFVAKDQDFKATLTNIKTANADIIYIPAYYEEVGKIVKQARELGITQPILGTDGWDDTKVVDIAGADALNNTYFITHYTETDPDAKAFVDAFTKEYGHAPGVFAALGYDAGKMLVDAIKRAGSTDPEAIQKALAETKDLQVGTGKLTVDENHNLIKNAFIIEMKDGNKVLKQRVTPTTAEG, encoded by the coding sequence ATGAATTTTTCTAAAAAACGTTTGCGCATAGCAGGATTACTTCTTGGTATGACAATGTTCGGTAGCATTTTCGCTGGTTGTGGCGGTGAAGAAGCAGCAAATAGTGATGAAATTAAAATCGGTGCCAATTTTGAAATGACTGGTAATGTTGCCAACTATGGTACAACAACATTAGAAGGTTTGAAATTAGCTATCAAAGAAGCTAATGACGCCGGTGGAATTAATGGTAAAAAAATTACTCTAGTTGAAGCTGATAATAAATCGGACCCTGCTGAAGCAGCTAACGCAGCTACAAAACTTATTTCTGATGACAAAGTTGTAGCTATTGTAGGACCTGCAACTTCTGGTGCAGTACAAGCTGAATCTCAGGTAGCAACTGAAAATAAAGTGCCAATTATCGCACCTGATGCAACAAGCCCTGATATTACAGTAGAAAATGGTCAAGTTAAACCATTTGTATTCCGTGGTTGCTTCATTGACCCATTACAAAGTAATACAATGGCAGCTTTTGCAGCTAACGAATTAAAAGCTAAAACAGCTGTTATTTATTTAGACTCTAGTACAGATTATTCTAAGAGTTTAGCTGAAGTATTTAAAAATAAATTTGAAGCTTTAGGCGGTAAAGTCGTAATGGAAGAAGCTTTCGTAGCTAAAGACCAAGACTTTAAAGCAACTCTTACAAATATTAAAACAGCAAATGCAGATATAATTTATATTCCTGCTTACTATGAAGAAGTTGGTAAAATTGTAAAACAAGCACGTGAACTTGGTATTACACAACCAATTTTAGGTACAGATGGTTGGGATGATACAAAAGTAGTAGATATCGCTGGTGCAGATGCACTTAATAATACTTACTTCATCACTCACTATACTGAAACAGATCCAGATGCTAAAGCTTTTGTAGATGCATTCACAAAAGAATATGGTCATGCTCCAGGTGTATTTGCTGCTCTTGGTTATGATGCAGGTAAAATGCTCGTTGATGCTATAAAACGTGCAGGTAGCACAGATCCAGAAGCAATTCAGAAAGCATTAGCAGAAACTAAAGATTTACAAGTTGGTACAGGTAAACTTACTGTTGATGAAAATCACAACTTGATCAAAAATGCTTTCATTATTGAAATGAAAGATGGTAATAAAGTTCTTAAACAAAGAGTTACACCAACAACAGCAGAAGGCTGA
- a CDS encoding peptide chain release factor 3, which translates to MSELQTEIQKRRTFAIISHPDAGKTTLTEKLLLYGGAIHLAGSIKSRKTQRHAVSDWMEIEKQRGISVTSSVLQFDYAGCRINILDTPGHQDFSEDTYRTLMAVDSAVMIIDVAKGVEAQTKKLFKVCKQRHIPIFTFVNKLDRFGKAPLELMEEIEDVLGIRSYPMNWPIGTDGHYKGIYHRETEKVELFSEDTSHGQEERESVIFDLKDPKAKEIIGDTDYQALLDDIDLLDVAGEQWSMDKVNKGELTPMFFGSAMTNFGVRGFLEEYLRLAPAPQPRMSSDGLISPDDENFSGFIFKIQANMNPAHHDRLSFIRICSGKFERGMSVYHMQGGKAVKLSQPQQFLAQDRQIIDTAYPGDIVGLFDPGIFGIGDTLCMPSHKFKFADFPVFPPERFARVSAKDTMKRKQFVKGIMQLTQEGAVQLFQQAGAGMESYIVGTVGQLQFDVLEYRLKSEYNTEIVMNMQPFEVARWLRFKDNRPVTPESLRGADRGMFVYDMKDRPVLLVNNEWALGWIQDNNPDLEMFPVPPEKQDAEDDMK; encoded by the coding sequence TTGTCGGAATTACAAACTGAAATTCAAAAACGACGTACTTTTGCGATTATCTCTCACCCAGATGCTGGTAAAACTACTTTAACTGAAAAATTATTGCTCTATGGAGGTGCAATCCATTTAGCAGGTTCTATAAAATCCCGTAAAACTCAACGTCATGCTGTTTCTGACTGGATGGAAATTGAAAAACAGCGTGGTATTTCTGTAACTTCTAGTGTACTTCAATTCGATTATGCTGGTTGCCGTATCAATATCCTTGATACTCCAGGTCACCAAGACTTCAGTGAAGATACTTATCGTACACTCATGGCTGTAGATAGTGCTGTCATGATTATCGACGTAGCCAAAGGTGTCGAAGCACAGACAAAAAAATTATTCAAAGTTTGTAAACAACGTCATATTCCAATTTTTACATTTGTTAATAAACTTGACCGTTTTGGTAAAGCTCCACTTGAATTAATGGAAGAAATCGAAGATGTTTTAGGTATTCGCTCTTATCCAATGAATTGGCCTATCGGTACAGATGGTCATTATAAAGGTATTTATCACCGCGAAACTGAAAAAGTAGAATTATTCAGTGAAGATACATCTCATGGTCAAGAAGAACGTGAGTCTGTAATTTTTGATTTAAAAGACCCAAAAGCTAAAGAAATCATTGGCGACACTGATTATCAAGCTTTATTAGATGATATTGATTTACTTGATGTTGCTGGCGAACAATGGTCTATGGACAAAGTAAATAAAGGTGAATTGACACCTATGTTCTTTGGTAGTGCCATGACTAACTTCGGTGTACGTGGTTTCTTAGAAGAATATCTTCGTCTTGCACCAGCTCCTCAACCTCGTATGAGCTCCGATGGTCTTATCAGCCCTGATGATGAAAATTTCTCTGGCTTCATCTTCAAAATTCAAGCTAATATGAACCCTGCTCATCATGATAGATTATCCTTTATTCGCATTTGCTCTGGTAAATTCGAACGTGGTATGAGCGTTTATCATATGCAAGGTGGCAAAGCTGTAAAACTTTCTCAGCCACAACAATTCTTAGCTCAAGACCGTCAAATTATTGATACTGCATACCCTGGAGATATTGTTGGTTTATTTGACCCTGGTATCTTCGGTATCGGCGATACACTTTGTATGCCTTCTCACAAATTCAAATTTGCAGATTTCCCTGTATTCCCACCAGAAAGATTTGCTCGTGTTTCTGCTAAAGATACTATGAAACGCAAACAATTCGTAAAAGGTATCATGCAGCTTACACAAGAAGGTGCTGTACAATTATTCCAACAAGCAGGTGCTGGTATGGAATCTTATATTGTTGGTACTGTAGGACAATTGCAGTTTGATGTATTAGAATACCGCTTAAAAAGCGAATATAATACAGAAATAGTCATGAATATGCAACCATTTGAAGTTGCTCGTTGGCTTCGCTTCAAAGATAATCGTCCTGTAACTCCAGAATCTCTCCGTGGTGCTGACCGTGGAATGTTCGTATATGATATGAAAGATCGTCCTGTACTTCTTGTAAACAACGAATGGGCATTAGGCTGGATTCAAGATAATAATCCAGATTTAGAAATGTTCCCTGTACCACCAGAAAAACAAGATGCTGAAGACGATATGAAGTAA
- a CDS encoding DUF4931 domain-containing protein, with amino-acid sequence MEYNYLGFDINIGKSKPENIVHREVACPFCDVKSLKNIIEIKNDMILLENKYQVLQEAYQLLIIEGSECNADIPDYTLEHMQELMHFSINHWLNIINSKKYKTVLFFKNHGPLSGGTMRHPHMQIVGIKNLEFKNMCDKRQFEGIKIAKKNNVVMNLSTKPRVGFTEVNVIMQGLNDIDTLAEFVQIGVDYIMNHFSVNCSSYNLFFYLIEGNIHVKIMPRFATSPLFIGYNIELVPNNLQGIAKHIKQLYFDKKND; translated from the coding sequence ATGGAGTATAATTATCTAGGATTTGATATAAATATTGGTAAATCAAAACCTGAAAATATTGTACATAGAGAAGTTGCTTGTCCATTTTGTGATGTGAAAAGTTTAAAAAATATCATAGAAATAAAAAATGATATGATATTATTAGAAAATAAATATCAAGTTTTACAAGAAGCTTATCAATTATTAATTATTGAAGGCAGTGAATGTAATGCAGATATTCCAGATTATACTTTAGAGCATATGCAAGAACTCATGCATTTTAGTATAAATCACTGGCTCAATATCATTAATAGTAAAAAATATAAAACAGTGCTTTTCTTCAAAAATCATGGGCCTTTATCTGGTGGAACTATGCGTCATCCACATATGCAAATTGTGGGCATTAAAAATTTAGAGTTTAAAAATATGTGTGATAAGCGCCAATTTGAAGGCATTAAAATTGCAAAAAAAAATAATGTAGTTATGAACTTGTCTACAAAGCCACGTGTGGGATTTACAGAAGTCAATGTGATTATGCAAGGTCTAAATGATATTGATACCTTAGCTGAATTTGTGCAGATAGGCGTCGATTATATTATGAACCATTTCAGCGTAAATTGTAGCAGTTATAATTTATTCTTCTATTTAATTGAAGGCAATATACATGTAAAAATAATGCCTAGATTTGCGACATCTCCATTATTCATTGGCTATAATATCGAACTTGTGCCAAATAACTTACAAGGGATTGCAAAACATATAAAACAATTATATTTTGACAAAAAAAACGACTAA
- a CDS encoding putative polysaccharide biosynthesis protein encodes MFSINEQDNTSKKSHKAESFLKGTFILTVASLVVKVIGSLNWIFVSRVLGGEGIGLYQMAFPIYFLALTVSSAGVPVAISIITAERVALNDIFGAKRIFRISMCFMFCTGLFFSLLTYFGAQWLIDWQFVRDPRAYYSIIALAPAVFFVTILASSRGYLQGWQRMTPTAVSQIVEQIFRVVTMILFAQLLLPYGLEYASAGASLGALAGAITGVMVLVYFHIKLEKDIVKNYGNELKPVNDAQTASVWKIIKRIFVLALPVSAASIMLPIVSNLDLLIVPARLEVAGYSVNEATELFGYLTGMAVPLVNLSTILTASLAVSIVPAISEARTLKDKTRCFNQTAAAMRISNFICFPAFVTVMMLAVPISTLIYNAPGAGPAVWVSSFSIVLLGLHQVTTGVLQGLGHPTIPMINMVIAAIAKVILNWVLTAQPSLGIMGAAWATVADIGIAALINLYFLYKYINYKIEIMQLLKTIVSAAIMAGIIHFGYEFLLYETASNALATFASLFVGMFFYIIVLILIGGIMESDIERIPMIGAPSIRFFKKIGVLKN; translated from the coding sequence GTGTTTTCCATTAACGAACAAGATAATACTTCAAAAAAATCTCATAAAGCTGAAAGCTTTTTAAAAGGAACTTTTATATTAACAGTCGCTAGCTTAGTAGTTAAAGTTATCGGCTCATTAAACTGGATTTTTGTTTCCCGCGTTTTAGGCGGTGAAGGTATCGGTCTTTATCAAATGGCTTTTCCTATTTATTTTTTAGCCTTGACCGTTTCTTCTGCAGGTGTTCCTGTAGCTATCTCTATTATAACAGCTGAAAGAGTTGCCTTAAATGATATTTTTGGGGCAAAACGCATTTTTCGCATTTCCATGTGCTTTATGTTCTGCACTGGTTTATTTTTTAGTTTGCTGACCTATTTTGGTGCTCAATGGCTCATAGATTGGCAATTTGTGCGTGACCCGCGTGCATATTATTCCATTATTGCACTTGCTCCAGCTGTATTCTTCGTTACTATCTTAGCTAGTTCTCGAGGATATCTCCAAGGTTGGCAACGCATGACACCAACTGCTGTATCACAGATTGTTGAACAGATATTCCGCGTTGTAACCATGATTTTATTTGCTCAACTCCTCTTACCTTATGGACTTGAATATGCTTCAGCTGGTGCTTCCTTAGGTGCCTTAGCTGGTGCTATTACTGGTGTCATGGTTTTAGTTTATTTCCACATAAAATTAGAAAAAGATATTGTCAAAAACTACGGCAATGAATTAAAACCGGTAAATGATGCTCAAACAGCTTCTGTCTGGAAGATTATTAAACGTATCTTTGTATTGGCACTTCCAGTTTCTGCTGCTAGTATCATGCTTCCGATTGTATCTAATCTTGATTTATTAATCGTACCAGCTCGCTTGGAAGTAGCTGGTTATAGCGTAAATGAAGCTACAGAATTATTCGGTTATTTGACTGGTATGGCTGTACCACTTGTCAATCTTTCCACTATTTTAACAGCTTCTCTTGCTGTAAGTATCGTACCTGCTATCTCTGAAGCTCGTACGTTAAAAGATAAAACACGTTGTTTCAATCAAACAGCAGCTGCTATGCGTATTTCAAATTTTATCTGTTTCCCTGCATTTGTAACAGTTATGATGTTAGCTGTGCCTATCTCAACTTTAATCTACAATGCACCTGGAGCAGGCCCTGCTGTTTGGGTGTCATCCTTTAGTATAGTATTACTTGGTCTTCATCAAGTTACTACTGGTGTTCTTCAAGGACTTGGACACCCTACTATTCCAATGATTAATATGGTTATCGCTGCCATTGCTAAAGTTATTTTAAACTGGGTATTAACAGCACAACCTTCACTCGGCATCATGGGTGCTGCATGGGCTACTGTTGCTGATATCGGTATTGCAGCTTTAATCAATCTATATTTCTTATATAAATATATCAATTATAAAATTGAAATCATGCAATTATTAAAAACTATTGTTTCTGCTGCTATCATGGCTGGTATTATTCATTTTGGCTATGAATTCTTATTATATGAAACAGCAAGCAATGCTTTAGCTACTTTTGCATCTTTATTTGTTGGTATGTTCTTCTATATTATTGTCTTAATTTTAATTGGTGGTATCATGGAATCAGATATCGAACGCATTCCTATGATTGGTGCCCCTAGTATTCGTTTCTTCAAAAAAATTGGTGTTTTAAAAAATTAA
- a CDS encoding diacylglycerol/lipid kinase family protein, producing MKKFLLAYNPVSGDAMFKKKLDDIINQFQSRDCIIMPYRTKKESFDPFFANCVRNVNADGIIAAGGDGTLHKIINMTLKENLDVPVGIIPSGTSNDFASHLGIDAKFDEYINSIITGKTQYVDVGSIGDEYFINVISAGMMTGVAHEVDTRLKNTFGKLAYYFRGLGELPRFRGLDFTIEADGEIIKEKIFFVLVVNSPVVASFKNISMDAKINDGKLDMILLKQCNIPELMKIVADTVAGKTSFDNKNIIYKQASYFKFSCPDRVESDLDGELGPVLPLEIHTVSNKLKMFVL from the coding sequence ATGAAAAAATTTCTATTGGCATATAATCCAGTTTCTGGTGATGCCATGTTTAAGAAAAAATTAGACGATATTATCAATCAATTTCAAAGTCGTGACTGTATCATCATGCCTTACCGCACTAAAAAAGAAAGTTTTGACCCTTTCTTTGCTAATTGCGTACGCAATGTAAATGCCGATGGTATCATTGCAGCTGGTGGCGATGGTACTTTGCATAAAATAATCAATATGACCTTAAAAGAAAATCTTGACGTACCTGTAGGTATTATTCCTAGTGGTACATCTAACGATTTTGCTTCTCATCTTGGTATTGATGCCAAATTTGATGAATATATCAATAGTATCATCACTGGAAAAACTCAATATGTAGATGTTGGCTCTATCGGTGATGAATACTTTATTAATGTAATCAGTGCTGGTATGATGACAGGCGTTGCTCATGAAGTTGATACTCGTCTTAAAAATACTTTTGGTAAATTAGCTTATTATTTCCGTGGACTCGGTGAACTTCCTAGATTTCGCGGTTTAGATTTCACAATTGAAGCTGATGGTGAAATCATCAAAGAAAAAATCTTCTTTGTATTAGTCGTTAATTCACCTGTTGTAGCTAGCTTCAAAAATATATCTATGGACGCTAAAATCAATGATGGTAAATTAGATATGATATTATTAAAACAATGTAATATTCCTGAATTGATGAAAATTGTAGCTGATACAGTGGCAGGAAAAACATCTTTTGATAATAAAAATATCATCTATAAACAAGCATCTTATTTCAAATTCTCTTGCCCAGACCGCGTAGAAAGTGATTTAGATGGTGAACTTGGTCCTGTATTACCACTAGAAATTCATACAGTTTCTAATAAATTAAAAATGTTTGTCTTATAA
- a CDS encoding DMT family transporter produces MGSLIKLGKKYFFEFSILSIILIWSSNNAVMKIGIEEIGPFIYNALRLIIVALLCWLWLYKTHTYRKMPWRDLKYLILLALGGFCLTQVCLTFGLSKTTAGNASLASAIMPLAVVLLNKLFKQNPLSKNVILGLIISFVGMMAIIFSSNKEISFANHHLIGTLVVVLGQFSNAYYTIYAKDLLNKYSPCQIVSFLMSISAIVFFLLGIPELQFINFETLSNEAWISVVYSGVFALWLGNIVWVWAVGKIGSVRTAIYQYLLPVFSLIFAYILLGETLVLGQVLGTICILVGMILSKK; encoded by the coding sequence ATGGGAAGTTTAATTAAATTGGGTAAAAAATATTTTTTTGAATTTAGTATTTTAAGCATTATATTAATTTGGTCATCAAACAATGCAGTAATGAAAATAGGAATTGAGGAAATAGGACCATTTATCTATAATGCTTTACGTTTAATTATTGTAGCACTATTATGTTGGCTTTGGTTATATAAGACACATACATATAGAAAAATGCCATGGAGAGATTTAAAATATTTAATATTATTGGCTTTAGGTGGATTTTGTTTGACACAAGTTTGTTTAACTTTTGGATTATCAAAAACAACCGCAGGTAATGCATCATTAGCTTCAGCTATTATGCCATTAGCAGTAGTATTATTAAATAAATTGTTTAAACAAAATCCTTTGTCCAAAAATGTTATTTTAGGTTTAATTATTTCTTTTGTAGGAATGATGGCAATTATTTTTAGTTCAAATAAAGAGATCAGTTTTGCTAATCATCATTTAATTGGTACATTAGTAGTAGTTTTAGGACAATTTAGTAATGCTTATTATACTATTTATGCTAAGGATTTACTTAATAAATATTCTCCTTGTCAAATTGTAAGTTTTTTAATGAGTATTTCGGCTATTGTATTTTTTCTATTAGGAATACCAGAGTTACAATTTATAAATTTTGAAACTTTATCTAATGAAGCATGGATAAGTGTAGTTTATTCTGGAGTTTTTGCTCTTTGGTTAGGTAATATTGTATGGGTATGGGCTGTTGGTAAAATTGGTAGTGTAAGAACTGCAATTTATCAGTATTTGTTGCCAGTATTTTCTCTTATATTTGCATATATATTATTAGGAGAAACTTTAGTATTAGGACAAGTTTTAGGTACTATATGCATTTTAGTGGGAATGATATTAAGTAAAAAATAA
- a CDS encoding ribonuclease J yields MAKEAQKLQIIPLGGLGEIGKNMTVVRYGDDIIVIDAGLMFPEEEMLGIDLVIPDITYLLENKDKIKAIVLTHGHEDHIGALPYVLRQIPNIPVYGTRLTLGILEGRLKENGVDSSNLHPVYHGDIISAGCFTVGFIRVNHSIADACGLSIKTPMGMIVHTGDFKFDYTPVDGKMTDFRAFSDLGNRGVLVLLADSTNAEREGHTPSERTVGIAFEKAFRKAKNRIIIATFSSNVHRIQQVVDTAIKYNRKVAILGRSMINVVNISIKLGYLNMPEDMLIDIDEINNYPMNQVVIITTGSQGEPMSALTRMSTANHRKVGIVPGDTIIISATPIPGNEKLVSRTIDNLLKQGADVIYGRDEGIHVSGHASREELKLMHNLVRPKFFIPVHGEYHHIVKHAKLAESIGMPKENIFISEIGQVLEFTRDKGQVVGKVTSGKVLIDGLGVGDVGNIVLRDRRQLSQDGILIVVVTMDKEGRFIAAGPDIVSRGFVYVRESEALMEEAKERVTSAIEHCLDNDITEWSVIKNDIREAIGRYLYEKTRRRPMILPIIMEV; encoded by the coding sequence TTGGCAAAGGAAGCTCAAAAATTGCAAATAATTCCTTTGGGTGGACTTGGCGAAATTGGTAAAAATATGACCGTTGTACGTTACGGTGATGATATTATCGTTATTGATGCTGGGTTGATGTTCCCTGAGGAAGAAATGCTAGGTATAGATTTAGTTATTCCTGACATTACGTATTTATTAGAAAATAAAGATAAGATAAAGGCTATTGTGCTCACACATGGTCATGAAGACCATATCGGAGCATTACCTTATGTCTTACGTCAAATTCCTAATATACCAGTTTATGGTACACGTTTAACTTTAGGAATTTTAGAAGGTCGTTTAAAAGAAAATGGAGTGGATTCTAGTAATCTTCATCCTGTATATCATGGAGATATAATAAGTGCAGGTTGCTTTACTGTTGGATTTATACGTGTAAATCATAGTATTGCTGATGCATGTGGTTTATCCATTAAAACTCCTATGGGTATGATTGTACACACAGGAGATTTTAAATTTGATTATACGCCCGTAGATGGTAAAATGACTGATTTTAGAGCTTTTTCTGATTTAGGAAATAGAGGCGTTTTAGTATTATTAGCTGATAGCACAAATGCAGAACGCGAAGGGCATACACCAAGTGAACGTACAGTAGGTATTGCCTTTGAAAAAGCTTTCCGTAAAGCTAAAAATCGCATAATTATCGCGACTTTTTCTTCAAATGTACATCGCATACAACAAGTAGTAGATACAGCTATTAAATATAATCGTAAAGTAGCTATTTTAGGCCGTAGCATGATAAATGTAGTAAATATATCTATTAAATTAGGTTATTTAAATATGCCTGAAGATATGTTAATCGACATTGATGAAATCAATAATTATCCAATGAACCAAGTGGTAATAATCACTACAGGTAGCCAAGGTGAACCAATGTCAGCGCTCACTCGTATGTCTACAGCAAATCATCGCAAAGTAGGCATTGTGCCAGGTGATACAATTATTATTTCAGCTACACCTATTCCTGGAAATGAAAAGTTAGTATCAAGAACAATAGATAATTTATTAAAACAAGGCGCTGATGTTATCTATGGACGTGATGAAGGAATTCACGTTTCAGGTCATGCTAGTAGAGAAGAATTAAAATTAATGCATAATTTAGTTCGTCCTAAATTTTTCATACCTGTACATGGTGAATATCATCATATCGTAAAGCATGCTAAATTAGCTGAAAGTATTGGTATGCCGAAAGAAAATATTTTCATCAGTGAAATTGGACAAGTTTTAGAATTTACACGTGATAAAGGTCAAGTAGTAGGTAAAGTAACTTCTGGTAAAGTATTAATCGATGGTCTTGGCGTTGGTGATGTAGGCAATATCGTACTTCGTGACCGCCGTCAATTATCTCAAGATGGTATCTTAATCGTAGTTGTTACTATGGATAAAGAAGGTCGCTTTATCGCAGCTGGCCCAGATATCGTATCTCGTGGTTTTGTCTATGTTAGAGAATCAGAAGCTTTGATGGAAGAAGCAAAAGAAAGAGTAACTTCTGCCATTGAACATTGCTTAGATAATGATATTACAGAATGGTCTGTAATAAAAAATGACATTCGCGAAGCTATTGGTAGATATCTTTATGAAAAAACACGTCGTCGTCCAATGATTTTACCAATCATCATGGAAGTTTAA
- the hemW gene encoding radical SAM family heme chaperone HemW, with amino-acid sequence MGFGIYIHIPFCKQKCFYCDFASTAKKVDETLYEQYINALCQEITMYQALFPDICIDTIYFGGGTPSILPPNLIIRALNTVKANFALNSDIEITLEANPGTVNEQKLQYLYQNGINRLSFGVQAVQDDLLQKIGRIHTIKEADMAIEMAQKIGFKNISVDLMYGLPGQTLEMLKEAVFWVVNKNIQHISIYGLQIEENTVFGRLYDQGKLILPSEDESEMMYDYLTEQLPKYNYNRYEISNFAKIGYESRHNLAYWQDKFYLGLGAGAHGYYNQKRVQNPFDIDEYIKKCNQKILPFINEEIVDEKAHIEEFCFLGLRMAKGIDKEIFKQKFNTDIENLYGEILPNLEKDGLIINTQKYIYLTFKGMKFGNQVFSEFLLD; translated from the coding sequence ATGGGATTTGGCATATATATTCATATTCCATTTTGTAAACAAAAATGTTTTTACTGCGATTTTGCTTCAACTGCAAAAAAAGTAGATGAAACTTTATATGAACAGTATATAAATGCACTTTGTCAGGAAATAACCATGTATCAGGCGTTATTTCCTGATATTTGTATTGATACGATTTATTTTGGTGGCGGAACTCCTTCGATTTTGCCACCAAATTTAATTATACGAGCATTAAATACTGTAAAGGCAAATTTTGCGTTAAATTCTGATATAGAAATAACTTTAGAAGCAAATCCAGGAACTGTAAATGAGCAAAAATTACAGTATCTTTATCAAAATGGAATTAATAGATTGAGTTTTGGTGTACAAGCAGTACAAGATGATTTATTGCAAAAAATAGGGCGAATTCACACGATAAAAGAAGCTGATATGGCTATAGAAATGGCTCAGAAAATAGGTTTTAAAAATATAAGTGTGGATTTGATGTATGGACTACCTGGGCAAACATTAGAGATGCTCAAAGAAGCTGTATTTTGGGTAGTAAATAAAAATATACAACATATTTCTATTTATGGTTTACAAATAGAAGAAAATACCGTTTTTGGCAGATTATATGACCAAGGGAAATTGATATTGCCATCAGAAGACGAAAGTGAAATGATGTATGATTATTTAACAGAGCAATTGCCTAAATATAATTACAATCGTTATGAAATATCTAATTTTGCGAAGATTGGTTATGAAAGTAGACATAATTTAGCTTATTGGCAAGATAAATTTTATCTAGGATTAGGAGCAGGCGCTCATGGATATTATAATCAAAAACGTGTGCAAAATCCTTTTGATATAGATGAATATATAAAAAAATGCAATCAAAAAATATTGCCGTTTATCAATGAGGAAATAGTAGATGAAAAAGCACATATTGAAGAATTTTGTTTTTTAGGTCTGCGCATGGCTAAAGGCATAGATAAAGAAATTTTTAAGCAAAAATTTAATACAGATATAGAAAATTTATACGGTGAAATTTTGCCAAATCTAGAAAAAGATGGGTTGATAATCAATACTCAAAAGTATATTTATTTAACCTTCAAAGGCATGAAATTTGGCAATCAAGTATTTAGTGAATTTCTCTTAGATTAA